The following DNA comes from Triplophysa dalaica isolate WHDGS20190420 chromosome 10, ASM1584641v1, whole genome shotgun sequence.
GGTTTCTTGTctataaaatatgtcaaaagcATTCCTGTTTTTAGCCGTTAAATGAAagtttgttctgttttctgtcattCCTTTTCTTTCTTGTCTGGTTATGAATTTGCCAATTCTTCAGGTGAAGCCAAAAGAACCCTTTCTGAAGAAGTACTGCAATCCCAAAAAGATCCAGGGTTTGGAGCTGCAACAGATCCAAACATATGGAAGACAGATTCTGGAGGTCTGTATTGatacaacaatttatttatactcCTCTCAGACTTTCTGTTTCTAAAACACAAACTAACTGGAcctgttttgtgtatatatacagtaatcTTGTGTCTATGTATTTATTCATCAATATTTCATCTAACTCTCTGCTTGGATTTTCTTAATTTTTGCATCATTTGATCTTAAGTTACCAATTTAATATTCTTTTGCTATCTTACGCGCACTAAAATTTAGTTCtgaaaatcttgtttttgttttattatttgttacaaCAGGCACTGAAATTTCTCCATGATAAGGGTTTCCCGTATGGACATCTCCACGCATCTAATGTTTTGGTAGAAGAGAACACGTGCAAACTGTTGGATATAGAGAATTCATTACTGGGATTGCCGTCATATTATAGACCATATTTTGCACAGTTCAGGAAAATTAACGTAAGTTTCTTTTACAGACACTTTCTTAAATGGTTAAACAGTCATTCCCCCTCacaatattatatatgatgttttttttttattagacaaCAGAAAGCATTGACGTCTATTCATTCGGACACTTGCTTTATGAAATGACATACGGACGCCCGCCAGATGCTGTACCTGTGGATCAGTACCCTCCCGCTCCGTTCCCCTCCGTAGGTCAGTACAATCATCTGTTTATTTGAATCGTATAAATATTTTCTGGGATACCACCGAGCCATAAGGTGTCGGAAATCAGCACTGACCGTTTGTTCAATTTCCCCGCAGTATCCGTACTTCAATCCATTTTGTCCACTGAAGCTTGCAAAACGGGAATGCCAACCGTTTCCCAGCTCCTTCAAACACCGTGAGTTTACACGTTCAggcctacactgtaaaaatgcaatttaaaatattccataaaataaaaaaatacttaaaattacatgttgcattatctttttctgtaatttgatggGTTTTTTGACCATCATTCAAAAATAAGTGAACAATCAGTTTTTGGACATTATCCTTGAATAAAGATCCCTtgaaattctgaaaaaaaatatatttttaaagtgaatgtAGCTCAGATTAACATGTAAATAgctaaaatctaaatttttggAAACTTTTAACAATTATTAATGATGTCACCATTGAAAGCTCTTtgcagtttttgtgtttttcaatattATAAAGAAACTCTTGTCGTAACAGGTTGTTCAGTGATGTGTCGCTGTTTAACTCAGAGAAACCCCAGTTTAAggtaaagaaaacaaactaCAGTCAAAATAACTTGCATTTAAAAGCTCATTAATATGTATAATTTTTCACTGTTTTGAAATTGCAGATCAGTTCCAAATTAAAGGAGGCATTGAAATCGTCTAAAGAATGTTTAGAAAAGCGTCTGGTGGAGGAACAGAGGACGGTCAGTTCATGTCAATAGTGACAGTAACTCTCCTTAAGAAATGTTACCCAAGTTCTGCAATTTCATAAAGATGAATTGATGACTGCAGTGTGGGAAAAATGGTTTTATCATGAACCCTGATGTCTGGTTGTGTGTACTAAACTGTTCTTAGAAGTCCTGTCAAATTATGGAACTGAaactttgtgtgtttcagatccATCAGCAGAAGAGGCTGTCGAGAGCGCAGTCACACCACGGGTCAGAGGAAGAGAAGAGGAAAAGGAAGATCTTGGCCAGAAAGGTAAATATGTTTCACAAAATGAATGCGGTGTGGTCATAATatctattttttaataatgttgaaATCAATCTGGCTATTTTGGTTCTAGAAATCCAGACAGTCGACTTACGAAAATGAAGAGGATCTCTCTGTGAAATACAATAATAACTCTGGTATGTTTCGTTAAGCAGTTTTTTAATCAAAgcataaactaaaaaaaacagcttaaaGATAAATTGCAGCattcattttgaatgtaaaaaaaatacatatactataaaatatgatataataaaaatagccaaagaaaaaacaaaataaaaagaattaaaTATATCCAAAAACACTCACCTAAAgcattattaggaacaccatactaatactgtgtctgccccctttcgccttcagaactgccttaattctacgtggcattgattcaacaaggtgctgaaagcgttctttagaaatgttggcccatattgataggatagtaTCTTGctgttgatggagatttgtgggatgcacgaagctcccgttccaccacatcccaaaaatgctctattgggttgagatctggtgaccgTGGGgaccattttagtacagtgaactcattgtcatgttcaagaaaccaatttgaaatgattcaagctttgtgacatggtgcattatcctgctggaagtagccatcagaggatgtgtatatggtggtcataaagggatggacatggtcagaaacaatgctcaggtaggccgtggcatttaaacgatgcccaattggcactaaggggcctaaagtgtgccaagaaaacatcccccacaccattacaccaccaccataattgcattaatgagaaattgaacaggtgttcctaataatcctttaggtgagtgaaTATAAGACTGAGGACACTGCAATTGGTGTTCAGATTTGggcttttttgtgtattttttcatttaaaaactaaagcaCAGTATATAAAAAGAGAACTATAAATACATTATTCATAATAATTATGTGTcttatattgaataaataaataaaaaataggaaataaaatacataattcataaaaacaaattgtataaatacattttcattgccTAGCATTAAATACcgtttccatggtaacagaAGTTTCTCCGCTTTCCCTCTCGCTTTAGGATTATCGGTAAGCAGCTAGCTAACATTACCTTGCCTGCCAATGCTTAGCGGTGTGTTTATagtttccatggtaacagtTTTTACCCTCCTGCTGCAGGATCATAGGTAGATAGCTCGGCTAGCTAGCGTCAGttgaagttaaagggatactaaaaaataaatcctgtcttttattcacccttttgtcattccaaagctataatttgatgttttatttattaggtTAAATTACTGACTCATGGCCCTTTACAGAAGCGTCTATCATTGCTTAAGAATCTTTGACATTGTTTATGAAGACTATTCACTTTGTGAATTGTTATTTGTCCCTTTAGCAGGTTCCGGTGCGAGTTCACCTCCCACCTGTCCATCCTCACCCACCCCACCTCCTGGATCAGGTATGTCTCATTTATAACTCCCATCAATCCTTCAACATCATATGAGTTTTTCTTTCTTGGTTTATTTGTCATGAGTCTTAGCAAAACTGTTTATCTACATTACATGCAGgtctgtattttatatttgtcgTATGATGtggtaaaatgtttttgattgtaACTTGCTTTATACAATGTGTTCACACCGGCCTCTTTTTTTCCCATTCTCCCTTTTCAAAAATGACTAGTCCTACCTGTTGGATCATCTCTAATCCTTCTAATTCCAAGATTACTCATCAGATTACCTAATCCTCTGAAATTGGTTGCCATCTGCATTCATTTTACCAAATCATGATCATCATTTGTAATACGACGTGTCTTCTCGTTCTTAAATGATCAGTAACTTGtgtctgcctctctctctctgtctctctctctttcttatggCTGTCTTCAAAACTAGAGCATGCGCCATTTTGAACATGTGTGGGGTAAAGtaattcaataataataatctatttCCACCATAAAGTTGCAACTCACCCTTCTTCAGTAGCGTCTTCAGATTCCCTCCGACAAAAACCTGTCGCTCATCAATATTAATGTATGCGGATGCATGCAAATGAGGTGTTTCTAGTCTACCGAGAAGGGTTGTGCAACTTTAAAACCTCACAATCTGCAATGGTATGTTTTGGTGAATTGTGATTTTTCGGCAGCAAACTCTCATGACACTATTTTATTGGGATGTTGTGGATtgtgatgtgattttttttttcccatgaatgtatatttacttattttagtaattgatcatttttttgtattttttaaatattttggatTAGGAAGACAAGTGCACTTATAAAAGAGATGACATTGCACCGGTTGGTTAAGAAAGGCATGACCAATGTTGTCAATCACTCATTTCTCTGAAGGTGATTGTAAGTGCACCTTGTATCCAATCGGCACCAAGATACTTTAAAGTCAACGTGAAATCAGGTGTCCCCATTAACTTTCTTAATAACATTTAGTcgattatattataaaacagtcaCATTTGATGATCTAACAATTCCAATAGATGTTGTCTAGTCCCGCCTTACATTTTTTCAATACTCGACATCACTctttaataagttttattacgAAAGTACAATGTGCGACATAACATTTCATGTTGGCTTTAAATGTTGTGGTAAGTATGTGTGTTGGTCTTTCAAAATGTAACCGATTCTAATTGACTGTTTCCTCCCATGAATGCAGGAGCGCCTCCAGCACCTCCTCTTCCCACTCCTGCTGCTCCGCCTCCTCCACCACCTCCCCCTCCTCCAGGGACCGTCTCCAGCCCGCCATCCCTCACACCCCCCAGTGCCAACGGCGTGGGCCGAGGGGCTCTCCTCAGCTCCATCCAGTCCTTCAACAAAGGCAAACTGAAAAAATCAGAAACCGTCGATCATTAGGTCCACGCTTGTGAAGAAGTTGGGAGCGAAAATGCGGCAATTCGTCCACTCGAACTGTTTCATGGCTTTTAGCTGCAGCGGGCGAAGAATGactgtgtttatatttaaaccTCTATGATGTTTGTTCACttgtttagttgttttatttccatGATAATTCAGTCAGCGTTTTCCTTAAGCTGCTCAAAAAATTCCACTTGGACCAGCTGTCTGGcacatttattacaaataaaaactggaTTTTATGGTTGGTTCATAAAACGAGCAGCAGAGTTAAATTTTTAATGATTTCAATGAGGTGAATTGAACCTGACATTTTAATTCCACGACTTGCAATACTTTCCCGTTTTTGTTTTCCTATTTGGTTCATTTTGGAGAATTTGTGGTGGGGATTTTAAGCGTTTGCCGCATTTACCATTGTGCCTAAAAAAGCTGAGAGCATTCTTTGTTCTCTTTGTAATTTGGAGCTACATTGTTCATATTTTCTcttaaaatcaatatttgtaTGCCTATTCTGCAAGATCACAATCAGTACGTTgcacaaataataacaaaacgcatttatttttatgcccCTTGCGACATGCTGTATGATACGACTATAAAAGTACAGTTACTGATTTACCAGTGATATAATTGTATAATGGCCATTGTGATGTCATTTGTGCAATCCATTCCCATTGgtcattatcattttaaagcaaGTGGGCTGATTTTGCACACCTGTTGGAAGAAAGAAACTTCCCCATTTATGCTTATTGCAGGGTCAACTTGAAAACCAGATCCAGTTATAACCTTGAATGATGTACAGTCATGCACAGTAGTTCACCTTTAACGTCATGTTTTGCTCTTGTGACAGTGAAACCATTTGTATATAGACTCATGGCAGTTAAATACAGTAATTCCtcgctttatttttattgtgggGGAAAAGTTgaacaatgttttcatttttcgcTGCAGCACTTTTCCGCTGAATATTTAGCAGCGGtcctgaaaaaataaagtttacaaaGTTTATGTCAGTAGGGGACAATGTCTTGAGTatctttaaaaaagaagaaatttgcCAGAG
Coding sequences within:
- the pxk gene encoding PX domain-containing protein kinase-like protein isoform X1 encodes the protein MAFMEQQTPPLSGRKPPLDDTVPLIAVIETSQSLQSHTEYIIRVQRGVSTDNSWTVIRRYSDFDMLNNSLLISGLNLPLPPKKLLGNMDREFIAERQKGLQAYLNYITHHHVLSSCELVKKFLDTNNYSANYTEIALQQVSMFFRSDPKWEIIEPLKDIGWRIRKRYFLVKDKDQPKDKEVLSWVDLGPDKFLSDKDLQSAMKLLPILSHPNISTASFATASESSALIIRVFSEKGTLRDHISKVKPKEPFLKKYCNPKKIQGLELQQIQTYGRQILEALKFLHDKGFPYGHLHASNVLVEENTCKLLDIENSLLGLPSYYRPYFAQFRKINTTESIDVYSFGHLLYEMTYGRPPDAVPVDQYPPAPFPSVVSVLQSILSTEACKTGMPTVSQLLQTPLFSDVSLFNSEKPQFKISSKLKEALKSSKECLEKRLVEEQRTIHQQKRLSRAQSHHGSEEEKRKRKILARKKSRQSTYENEEDLSVKYNNNSAGSGASSPPTCPSSPTPPPGSGAPPAPPLPTPAAPPPPPPPPPPGTVSSPPSLTPPSANGVGRGALLSSIQSFNKGKLKKSETVDH
- the pxk gene encoding PX domain-containing protein kinase-like protein isoform X2: MAFMEQQTPPLSGRKPPLDDTVPLIAVIETSQSLQSHTEYIIRVQRGVSTDNSWTVIRRYSDFDMLNNSLLISGLNLPLPPKKLLGNMDREFIAERQKGLQAYLNYITHHHVLSSCELVKKFLDTNNYSANYTEIALQQVSMFFRSDPKWEIIEPLKDIGWRIRKRYFLVKDKDQPKDKEVLSWVDLGPDKFLSDKDLQSAMKLLPILSHPNISTASFATASESSALIIRVFSEKGTLRDHISKVKPKEPFLKKYCNPKKIQGLELQQIQTYGRQILEALKFLHDKGFPYGHLHASNVLVEENTCKLLDIENSLLGLPSYYRPYFAQFRKINTTESIDVYSFGHLLYEMTYGRPPDAVPVDQYPPAPFPSVVSVLQSILSTEACKTGMPTVSQLLQTPLFSDVSLFNSEKPQFKISSKLKEALKSSKECLEKRLVEEQRTIHQQKRLSRAQSHHGSEEEKRKRKILARKKSRQSTYENEEDLSVKYNNNSAGSGASSPPTCPSSPTPPPGSEHAPF